Proteins from a genomic interval of Betaproteobacteria bacterium:
- the murG gene encoding undecaprenyldiphospho-muramoylpentapeptide beta-N-acetylglucosaminyltransferase: MSRTLLIMAGGTGGHVFPALAVASHLRDKGWRVVWLGARTGMEATLVPQHGYEMACVRFSGLRGKGFASFALLPLNLLIAFWQCAKAILRVRPNVVLGMGGYVSFPGAMMASFLNRPLVIHEQNSIAGLANRTLAHVADRVLSGFPGVLKNSQWTGNPVRAEIQSLPAPEQRYRQRQGPLRILVVGGSLGAQALNDVVPRSLSMIAPAQRPEVVHQAGKKHIDELRAAYSRAQVHGEAVDFIADMAKAYGGCDLVICRAGALTCAELAAAGVASVLVPFPHAVDDHQTHNARFLEQAGAAILVPQPELAPRKLADLLMSFSREKLLGMANRARELARPQATQDVAQVCEALAA, translated from the coding sequence ATGAGCCGGACCCTCCTCATCATGGCGGGAGGCACGGGCGGTCATGTGTTTCCCGCCCTGGCCGTGGCCAGCCACTTGCGAGACAAAGGCTGGCGAGTGGTATGGCTAGGTGCCAGGACCGGCATGGAGGCAACGCTCGTCCCGCAGCATGGTTATGAAATGGCGTGTGTGCGTTTTTCCGGATTGCGCGGCAAAGGCTTCGCGAGTTTCGCGCTATTGCCGTTGAATTTATTGATTGCATTCTGGCAGTGCGCGAAGGCGATACTCCGGGTTCGTCCCAACGTGGTGCTGGGCATGGGCGGTTACGTTTCCTTCCCTGGCGCAATGATGGCCTCGTTCCTCAACCGGCCATTGGTGATTCACGAACAGAACTCCATCGCGGGACTGGCCAACCGCACACTCGCGCATGTCGCCGATCGTGTGTTGAGCGGGTTTCCCGGCGTATTGAAGAACTCGCAATGGACCGGCAATCCGGTGCGCGCCGAAATTCAATCGCTGCCGGCGCCGGAGCAGCGTTACAGGCAACGCCAAGGACCGTTGCGCATCCTGGTGGTAGGCGGCAGTCTCGGCGCCCAAGCTCTCAATGACGTGGTGCCGCGGTCATTGTCCATGATCGCGCCGGCGCAGCGCCCAGAGGTGGTTCACCAGGCGGGGAAGAAGCATATTGACGAATTGCGCGCAGCCTACAGCCGCGCGCAGGTTCACGGCGAGGCCGTGGACTTCATCGCGGACATGGCGAAGGCTTATGGCGGCTGCGATTTGGTTATCTGCCGGGCGGGCGCTCTGACTTGTGCCGAATTGGCCGCCGCCGGAGTAGCCAGCGTCCTCGTCCCGTTTCCTCATGCGGTGGACGATCACCAGACCCACAATGCGCGTTTCCTGGAGCAAGCGGGTGCCGCGATATTGGTGCCGCAGCCTGAACTGGCGCCCAGGAAGCTGGCCGATCTGCTGATGAGTTTTAGCCGTGAGAAGCTGCTTGGCATGGCGAATCGCGCGCGCGAATTGGCGCGCCCGCAAGCGACCCAAGACGTGGCGCAAGTATGCGAGGCGTTGGCTGCATGA
- a CDS encoding UDP-N-acetylmuramate--L-alanine ligase — translation MKHKVKHVHFVGIGGAGMSGIAEVLLNLGYRISGSDLGENTATERLRKMGAHVYRGHDIAHIEGADAIVVSSAVKNDNPEVSAARAHRIPVVPRALMLAELMRLKQGVAVAGTHGKTTTTSLIASVLAEGGLDPTFVIGGRLEAAGAHARLGTGEFIVVEADESDASFLYLQPALSVVTNIDADHMETYGHDFSRLRQAFLEFIQRLPFYGVAVLCLDDANVRSLVPLIAKPMVTYGLSEHAQVRAINIEARGLCMHFNVEIRSDRPEAPVEQRFPVTLNLPGVHNVQNALAAIAVGVELGVSADKIAKALAEFKGVGRRFQRYGEIALPGGGHYTLVDDYGHHPVEMAATLAAARGAFPGRRLLLAFQPHRYTRTRDCFEDFVKVLSTADALLLAEVYAAGEAPIVAADSRALARALRVAGKVEPVFVEHVSELPGAITSAAQPGDVVVIMGAGSIGAVPGLLAKPMTREAA, via the coding sequence ATGAAGCACAAGGTCAAGCATGTTCATTTCGTGGGAATCGGGGGGGCCGGCATGAGCGGCATCGCGGAGGTGCTGCTCAACTTGGGTTACCGGATCAGCGGTTCGGATCTTGGAGAGAACACCGCCACCGAGCGCTTGCGAAAAATGGGTGCCCACGTGTACCGCGGCCATGACATCGCCCATATCGAAGGCGCGGACGCGATCGTGGTGTCGTCAGCGGTAAAAAACGATAATCCAGAAGTGAGCGCCGCGCGCGCGCACCGAATTCCCGTGGTGCCGCGTGCGTTGATGCTTGCGGAACTCATGCGCTTGAAGCAGGGTGTGGCAGTGGCGGGCACCCATGGCAAGACCACCACCACCAGCTTGATCGCGAGCGTGCTGGCCGAAGGTGGCTTGGATCCCACCTTCGTTATCGGCGGAAGGCTGGAGGCGGCCGGTGCCCACGCGCGGCTGGGCACCGGAGAATTCATCGTGGTGGAGGCGGACGAATCCGATGCCTCTTTCCTCTATCTTCAGCCTGCCTTGTCCGTGGTGACCAATATCGATGCCGATCATATGGAAACCTATGGCCATGATTTCAGCCGCCTGCGCCAAGCTTTTCTAGAATTCATCCAGCGCCTGCCATTCTATGGCGTGGCAGTCCTGTGCTTGGATGATGCAAATGTGCGTAGCCTGGTTCCGCTCATTGCCAAACCCATGGTGACTTACGGTTTGAGCGAACACGCGCAAGTGCGCGCGATCAATATCGAGGCCCGCGGATTGTGCATGCACTTCAACGTGGAGATACGCTCCGACCGGCCGGAAGCTCCCGTCGAACAGCGCTTCCCCGTTACCCTTAACTTGCCCGGGGTGCACAACGTGCAAAATGCCCTGGCGGCCATCGCCGTCGGCGTGGAATTGGGCGTTTCGGCGGACAAGATCGCGAAGGCCCTGGCGGAGTTCAAGGGCGTGGGCCGGCGCTTCCAGCGCTACGGCGAGATCGCGCTGCCGGGTGGAGGGCACTACACCTTGGTCGACGATTACGGCCATCATCCGGTGGAAATGGCCGCAACCTTGGCCGCGGCCCGCGGCGCTTTTCCGGGCCGCCGGTTGTTGCTGGCCTTTCAACCCCATCGTTACACGCGCACCCGGGACTGTTTCGAGGATTTCGTGAAGGTCCTTTCGACAGCCGATGCGCTGTTGCTGGCCGAAGTCTACGCGGCAGGAGAGGCGCCGATCGTGGCGGCCGATAGCCGCGCACTGGCGCGTGCGCTGCGCGTGGCGGGGAAGGTCGAACCGGTATTCGTGGAACATGTGAGCGAACTTCCCGGCGCCATCACCTCAGCCGCCCAGCCGGGCGATGTGGTGGTCATCATGGGCGCGGGATCCATCGGCGCCGTGCCAGGTCTACTGGCCAAACCCATGACGCGGGAGGCTGCATGA
- the murB gene encoding UDP-N-acetylmuramate dehydrogenase: MNMAEIEQISAHGLAGDFRLREPMHRHTSWRAGGAADRAYLAKDLGDLQRFIRTIPRDEPVYFVGLGSNLLVRDGGLRGTVVFTHWALRELALDAQDSALIHTQAGVASPKVARYAALHDFEGAEFLAGIPGTFGGALAMNAGCYGAETWDVVERVLALGRDGELRVRTREDFQIGYRSVVPRFATEEWFIAAWLRIAKGSGQRSRARMKELLQRRIASQPLELPNAGSVFRNPPGDYAASLIESCGLKGRRGGGAQVSRKHANFIVNVDRASAADIETLIEEVRETVKARYGVELEREVRIIGEMA; this comes from the coding sequence ATGAACATGGCGGAAATCGAACAAATATCGGCACACGGATTGGCCGGCGATTTCCGCCTGCGCGAACCCATGCACCGCCATACCAGCTGGCGCGCGGGAGGAGCGGCGGATCGCGCTTACTTGGCCAAGGATCTTGGCGATTTGCAGCGTTTCATTCGCACCATTCCGCGCGATGAACCCGTGTACTTCGTGGGCTTGGGCAGCAACCTTCTGGTGCGTGACGGCGGGCTGCGCGGGACAGTTGTCTTCACCCATTGGGCATTGCGCGAACTCGCGCTCGATGCGCAAGATTCCGCGCTCATACACACGCAAGCCGGCGTGGCGAGCCCCAAGGTGGCGCGCTATGCCGCCTTGCACGACTTCGAGGGCGCGGAATTTCTCGCGGGTATTCCGGGTACCTTTGGCGGTGCTCTCGCCATGAATGCGGGTTGTTATGGCGCGGAAACCTGGGACGTGGTGGAGCGCGTGCTGGCTTTGGGCCGCGACGGCGAGCTGAGAGTACGGACGCGCGAGGATTTCCAGATCGGTTACCGAAGCGTTGTCCCGCGCTTTGCCACCGAGGAATGGTTCATCGCGGCATGGCTGCGGATCGCCAAGGGTAGCGGGCAGCGTTCGCGCGCCCGCATGAAGGAGCTATTGCAGCGCCGTATCGCCTCGCAGCCCTTGGAGTTGCCCAATGCCGGGTCGGTGTTTCGCAATCCGCCTGGAGATTACGCCGCCAGTTTGATCGAATCTTGCGGATTGAAAGGACGGCGCGGCGGGGGCGCCCAGGTTTCGCGAAAGCACGCCAACTTCATCGTCAACGTGGATCGCGCCAGCGCCGCCGATATCGAAACACTAATCGAAGAGGTGCGCGAAACGGTGAAGGCTAGATACGGTGTGGAACTGGAGCGCGAAGTGAGAATCATCGGAGAGATGGCATGA
- a CDS encoding D-alanine--D-alanine ligase: MRASDFGKVAVLFGGKSAEREISLLSGNAVLSALKSAGVDAHAFDPAQRGLHELKAEKFERVFIALHGRYGEDGTVQGALELLGILYTGSGVMASALCMDKVRTKMVWVAAGLPTPSWEVLYPKSDWNAVAKKLGLPLIVKPAREGSTIGLTKVTGADQLEEAYRGAARHDPLVLAEEFVEGTELTAAFLGERALPLVRIEAPQGNYDYHNKYFSDETRYHCPSGLPPKQEKEIQETVMRSARVLDCRGWGRADLILRADGSYALLEINTSPGMTGHSLVPMAAKAVDIPFGELVLRILELAHVG, from the coding sequence ATGAGGGCCAGTGACTTTGGCAAGGTAGCGGTGCTCTTTGGCGGAAAATCCGCGGAGCGGGAAATCTCCCTGTTGTCTGGCAATGCAGTGCTGTCGGCCTTGAAAAGCGCGGGCGTGGATGCCCATGCCTTCGATCCCGCCCAGCGCGGGCTGCACGAACTGAAGGCCGAGAAATTCGAGCGAGTTTTCATCGCGCTGCATGGCCGCTACGGCGAAGATGGCACCGTGCAAGGTGCTCTCGAATTATTGGGAATTCTCTACACGGGAAGCGGCGTCATGGCCTCCGCCTTGTGCATGGATAAAGTACGAACCAAGATGGTGTGGGTGGCCGCCGGGTTGCCGACGCCGAGCTGGGAAGTGCTGTATCCGAAGAGCGACTGGAACGCCGTGGCGAAAAAGCTCGGCCTACCCCTCATCGTGAAGCCGGCGCGCGAAGGTTCCACCATAGGCCTGACCAAGGTGACCGGCGCGGATCAATTGGAAGAAGCCTATCGTGGGGCCGCCCGCCATGATCCATTGGTGCTCGCCGAGGAGTTCGTCGAAGGCACCGAACTGACCGCCGCCTTCTTGGGCGAGCGCGCCTTGCCTCTCGTTCGCATCGAGGCGCCGCAGGGCAACTACGATTACCACAACAAATATTTCAGCGACGAGACCCGTTACCATTGCCCAAGCGGACTGCCTCCGAAGCAGGAGAAAGAAATCCAAGAAACGGTCATGCGATCTGCCCGTGTGCTGGATTGCCGGGGATGGGGGCGAGCCGATCTGATCTTGCGTGCCGATGGCAGCTACGCGCTGTTGGAAATCAACACTTCGCCGGGCATGACCGGGCACAGTTTGGTGCCCATGGCGGCGAAGGCCGTGGACATTCCCTTTGGCGAATTGGTCCTGCGAATCCTGGAACTGGCGCATGTGGGATGA